A window of Aquila chrysaetos chrysaetos chromosome 19, bAquChr1.4, whole genome shotgun sequence genomic DNA:
TGCTTTcactgagaaaatacaaagaagcgCTTGTTCAAGCTACACTTCATGACTACTGTGCACTGCATGTACAAtagcatttgaagaaaaatactgacaatATAGAACAACATTATACAATCATCTGGCACGATCCCTTCTTTTGGcacttttccttcatttatctGATCTCACTGACTCCAAACTCGGACCTTTCCGTACGGCTTTTCCCAGGCACACAGCTCCGGAGGGTCAGAAAGCAACTTTCCGGAGTCGGTGGCATCTTTGGCAGACACGGTCCTTCTGTCATCAAACCAACCCCAGCCCCTCCAGTGCTACCGGCAGTGCAATCTCTtgacctgtttttttcttgcaagagaAGACAGCTTCACATTTTGGGAGGATACTCGCATGCCCGTGCTGTCCCACAGCCAGCAAGGACTGCCTTCATCCCAGAGAGAAGGTGGctgcagaaaggaggaggatTAGAAATGACTTTCATGTAAGCATAAATAAATACTTGGTTTCATCTTAGGGCCTCTGCAGATCTTGTGCTGCATCCACCGTTCAGCAAGAGGTATTTTACTTCTCAGCTGGCATTACTTGTGGCAAAGGTAGCGTCACACCTGACCTTTAAAGGGTAGAGGCTGGGAATTCCTGCTCTTTTAAGTGTAATtatatacaattattttttttgtgcaagcTTACACAAACTTACAGAGtgttaaattaataaaacattcatCCTAGCTTCACATCGCCTCAAGTCTTGAACCCGACACCGCCTCGGGTAGATTTCAGCCGAGGGCAGTCGTGTTCTCACTAGCTCAGGAAGAAGGCGAGAGGGTCTAGGTGAGCCGGCTGAAAAACAGCCCATGTTTTCCCCAGTCCTTAAGCAGCTAGATGGAGAAGCGAATGTAGAAATGCAGCCAGCAACTTCATCGGACTAAAAACCTGTGGGCGCACAACCTTATGAGAAAAGATCGATCCCACCCTGATGCTTTACCGAAAGCTGCTGCGACCGCAACCCTTCCATGACGTGATTGCAACACCACGTCCAAAGGTCTCCTTCAATGTGGATGCAACGGACTGTGCGTGATGCTTAGGGAGCTGAACAGCGCTCTGTTTTGGGGGTAGCCGGCTGCCCAGTGAAGGCGAGGTTTGGGAAGCGGGGGGTGTAAGGGGTCCCATTAAGCTTTTTTGGCTGGGGACAGCTCCAGCTCAGCCATTGCCTCCCGCGCTTCCACCCAGCTCAGATttagaaagaggaaattaaCACACAAAAAcctaaatatttatgtaatcttttaaaaagaagatatttaagACACTGGCCTGGTGCATTGGACTGCGAAATCTATTTTAAGAGGGGAAAGACAGGATACATTCAGCATGTAAATCTAGTTTTTTGTGGTGTAGGCTTGCTCAGAGAGCGCCCAGCAGCCCAAGCCTGGATGAAACCCGCACAAGCGCcgcaagaaaaaaagaaactgtttagGGAAGTCTGATTCGGGCTCAAGGGATTAACcgcagggaaggggcagggagaaggaggcctgtaaaaataattatacatCTAGATGCACTTGAGAAGTGCATGCTTTAGCTCAAAATGTTGGGAAAAAATGGCATGAATTCTGAGTAAAAGCTGTGAGTTTCCCTCCTGAGCTTATTTCACTGCAAAGGGCAGATCCAGGCCACCACTACTTCTCTCTGCGCTGCTCTTCTAGGTCTGTCAAGGCTCTAATTACTTAATTTCCTTCCAATTCACAGCCGGATACAGGAGCAGGATTCGGTTTGGGTCAAAAGCACCTGCTTCAATCAGCACCTAACGAGGCTGTAGCACGTGAGAGGGCATGGAAAGCCATCACCCACAAGCCACAGTGGGTAGGCAGAGCAGGCCAGGTCTAGCCGGCCCTAGGTATGAATTTAAACATCCAGTAGTTTGTGTGTTAAGGAGATACagagatagatatatatattaCGGAATCATTGCTATAAGATTTCTCAAAACGAAAGTGTCAATCTGTTGAAAtatagtatttaaaatatataaattttatccattaaaatataagatttcttttttaaaaaaaaaaatccagttcaattgggaaaaaaagtgccaGGGTCCTTGCAGCTATGCAAGTAtgccaggagagaaaaagaaaatcagttttcttttttttttttaaccatttaagATGGAGGGagaaattaaaccatttttttagATAGAGGAAATTGGGCAATGACCATTCTCTTAGATCAGATTAATCTGTTTAAATGCATTAGTTGTCTTCCCTTCACACCATGGGTCACGGCGAGTTTGCCCCAGCACTGTGCTTCAGTTACGTCCTGAAAATACCGCTCGTCATCTGGCACACAGGTCAGCAAGATCGTTAACGCCGCAGCCTCCGTCCTGGACGAAGGTCCCTGCAGGCACCGAGGGTCCCCAGTGAATACACTGCAAGGCAGCTTTCAAGTATCAAGCTGAGCTGATGTTTTTTGATCCCGGTTACTGGAAATAATCAACGAAATTGTTGTGCTGATAATGGATGATGGGGAAGAGCGTTAGAAACACAAAGAGCCCAGAGGGTGGGCTGCCACTGAAGGCCACATCTGGGCAGACAACACATGCTCCACCAAACCCAGGCTCCGAGCTAGCTCTGGTCCAGGTTGCCGTGCCCTGCTTAATGCCTTTAAGTGGAAATTTTTAGTGCGTTGCTCACCTGAGCTTTCTTAGTGGTTTGAACCTGAAGATGGCTAGCTcggagcaggggcagggcaggctTGCATCGCCCTGAGCGCCCGCCTCCATGTGCCCACGGGCCGGGAGGGCTGGGCTCCTGTCCCAGCTCTACTGCCAACCCATCAGGTGCCTGGGAGAGGACGGCGATGCGTCAGATACCTTGGGATGCCTCCTCGGGCTGCTCTTGGACATGTAAGGACAGGTCTTAGGTGTGCTGAGAGATCTCTTAACTGAGCAAGAACCTGCAGGGTACGTGTCAGCAGGGAGAACGTCCTTCACGAAATCACCCGGCCCGGGTTTCCCTTTCTAGATTTCAATGTTAGTGGGAAGAACATGAAACCCTCTTGCCTCCGAAGAGGCAGGGACCAggagaaaagctgaatttgctCCCTGGGTCACAGCCCCCAGCGCATGGCTCCCAGCTGCTCTACCCGAGCTCTCTGCTGTGTCGTTAACATGAATGTGCAAATTCCTATAAGGCTTTTTAGTAAAATCCTTACTTTATGTCTTTCTTCACTGCATTTGGCCTTCTACTTAAAGAAAGTAACCTATGATCTGTACTGCTGGTGCAGACAGTGAGATACATTCATTTATAAGTACTATGGGTGGATCTATTTGGTACTTCCTAGCAGAAATAAGGATCAGCCTCCCTCCCCAACAACCCTCAAGTCAGGTCATTCGAACATGCTGACGTCGGTAACGGTCTGACCACCGCAGCCAGCTGCAGCgtaaggaagaaaatggggcaggcagagagggCAGAAAAAGCCTACTGATTTCTCTTGGCTTACTGAAGCAGCAAGGCAAGGAACAGCCAAGGTCCTCACCCCATACCCCATGTGCTGCTCACACAACCCTCCTAGCTGGGGAACCCAAATGTCACCGACTGCATGTAGAGGCGTTGCAGTGTATTCATGAGGACGACGGACACTTCTTTCAGACCAATGGACCAGAAAgctggaggatttttttctctctctttttttttttttaatctgaaaggaCTCTGGCTTCTCTCTGAACTGGACCTACATATGTCttaccaccaaaaccaaaaaacaattGTTGTGGGTGGAAGTATgacaaaaaatagttttcctatAAGATAATCTGATAAACCTCATCGTCCTCTAGAAAGGCAACATCGTCCAACAGTGCTACTTAGCACCCAGAGTGCTCTTTGACCGCAGCAGATACCGATCGACTCTGACTTTCCGCCTATCCACTGTCCTGTTTTCGCTGTCGAAAATCCGCTGCAGATGCAGGGCCAACctcctgtcctcctcctcttgctgGAGCTTCTGCTCCATCTCCCGTACCAAGCGATCCTCCGGAGGCAAGCCCACCTCCCCTGCCGCGTGCCTCAGTCTTTTGACGGAGCCATTGTGCTCcaagtgctttgttttgcagcGTCTCTTTCGGCCCCGTCTCAGCGACGGGGGCTGTTCCCCAATGATGTTCTCAACGGAATTGCAAGTGCTGTTCTGCACGTTGATCAATTCGCTTTTGTTCAggtatttcagctgcttttttcccGATGGCTTGATGGGGACTCCTAGTGTGCTGTTGTCAGGCAGCGATGCACTGACACCCATGAGTCTTTTGCTCAGCATTTTTGGGCCAAGACTAAGACAGGATTTGTCCATGAACGTGTTCACCTTTAAGTCAGGGACTTCAGACACTCGTGTGTTTACAGAGGTGACATTTGATCTCACATCTGGTTCGGCAGCACTGTCGTCTGTTGTTAAGGCCTGTGAATCTCTGTTCTTCTCACTCCCTCTTCCCAGCTTCGTTTCActgatggaaggaaagaaatccaGCTCAGGGCGAGGATCTCCTGTTGTGTCAGGTGGAAGGTGATCATCCTGTATTTGTGGCTGCTCTTTAGTGCAAGTGCTGGAGTTGGTGATGTCAGGAACTACAACGTCTTCTCCGGGCTCCGAAGCCAAGGACGTAAGGGTTGCTTTAGACAGAGTCTTTTTGATCTGGCGCTCCTGAAATATCTGCTcccattttttcagtattctaGGACTGGCCTCGTAGGTGGTTGGCTTCTGCAAGCTCCGGTTCAGGTTTCTCGGGGTAGACTTGATAATGAGAGGGCTCAGGACTCTGCCGTCAGGAAGCCTCTTTGGAGGAGTGCATGGGGAGCAGACGATAGGCTTGAAGTGGTTGAGCTCTTCCGAGATGCTGTCATTGCTCTCGGGGCTGATGGATCGCTCTGGCTTGTGCAGGGCCGAGAGGGACGAAACGGGGTTGAGAACCAGGCGCTTCTCTGCCGTCAGGTCTGGGGCGGAGAGGCAGCGGTTGTTTTGGGTGGACGACAAAACTCCAACCAGCGGCGTCGACGTGCTGGTGACGGGTGGCACCTGCAAGGCAAGGCACCACAGCTCAAAAAGATTGTCATTGAGAAGAATACGGACAAGCGTGCAGGAGGAGAACACGAGAACGTGTGGCTACCatgctcagctcctgcagcagacCAGCTGGAGAGCTCTCTGGAACAGCCTCTGCTGGTCATGGCACCTTTCATGGCCAATATATAACATAAGCAGAGGACACCAGAGTCCAGCACAGTCTCGGtctcaaatttatttcagtgtaagaGCTGTTCTTGCCACAAATGGCAACCACTCAGATGGCAAAATGCTTGAAGCAAGGCAAGACAAGGAGAAGCCGAGAAGCACTACACCACCATGGCTGAAGGAAGCCACACTTTTCAAGGGAAATGATCTCCAAAGGATTTTTTGCTCCCTACGAAGCTGTAggagagaaagaataaatactTGGCCCAGGTTTAACACACTGCGCTGCAAAACGTCATGAGAAAAGGTGTGTATGTGCCTGAGGCAGATTGTGGAGCAAAGGTGGAGCAACTTTGACAAGTGGTCCCGGACCACACCACGGCCACCACACTGGACACTGCCTGAGACAGCCTCTAGCAGAGCTTAAGAGCAACATTTCTTGTCGTGTCCAAGACCATCCCCTAATGCTGTTACATTTGGAATGCAACAGAATCCAgccacaaaaaaatcagaaataaaagctgcacATACACCATtgcaaatggtatttttcttctccaagatGAAATGATTTTATCCAGCAGCTAGTTTGAGATAGGGATAACCTTTCCCTGCTTAGCCTGAAAGACAGTTGGTTCTACTAGCTTATTCTGGGGCCAAAACAAATTTGTGGAACACCCTGGTAGTGCAAGTCTTAATTGTCCAGGTCCATAAACcatctacttaaaaaaaaatgtcctgaGGAGGCAGGACAGTTATACACCCTTGCTTTGAGCTCAGTCCAGCTCCTGTCAGCTTAGATGGGAACTGGACCAggtttttaaatacagactCTCTGACCATGGTCCATGCCCATAACCTCAGAGATGTGTAGCTAGGTGATCACTGGGGTCAAGTTAGTGTGCCCAGTGGGGATTTTACCATTTCCCCAACCAAACTGACCTTCCAAAGGATTGCAGAGGCTTTTGTTCCTTATGGGATCTCTGTAATTGAAccctccccttctccatctGGGATGAAACTGAGCCCAAGAAGCAGGGGTGTCAGCATGAGGAGGTGGAACACCCTAGCAAGCGGCCCTGGCAGAGCAGCGTTGGAGCTGTTCCAGGCTGAGAACTCACAGCTTTCCTAACTTAAGCTGCTGTTGCCAGCCACCAGGACCCCACGGGCCAGAGAGGCACATCGGAAAGGAGGCAGAGGACCTCTGTACCACAGAGATTAGTACAAGAGCAAGCGTGCAAAATTTGCTTCTGCTGGCAGGGCCAAACAGAGGGGTCAGCGGTGCTGCCAGGCACAGTGCAAGGAAAGGTGTTTGCAAAGGTCATCTCCAATGAGTGGAAGGCACCCAGCGGTTACTGCTGGAAGAGTCTGAAAAACCTCCGGCTcaaattttcagctgtgcttcATGATCACCACTCATTTTGAAGCTGGCAGTGCATGAAAAGTCAGGCCTGTTGCACAGGGTAACAGGTACGGTTAATTCATTTGGGCTGCTGGATGCGACAGGAAGCAAGAGCAGGTCAGCTCTTCCCATAGTGTGAAAGTGCAAAAGAAAGTATCCTAACATCAGGAAAGCAACGAGTTTTGCTCTGTTTAAACAGCTTTGGAaagaacaggagagaaagagggaggaagagaggatttttttctaaacttctaAAAGATCTTTCTTTAATTGGCTGAGGATTCagccttgaaaagaaaattaattagcaaACAAAAGCATGATGAGTACCCTTCCAACTTCCAATTATCCTCCAATGCTAACAAACAACTCTGTAAGCTGTCTACTTTTCTGCTTAGTAATTTCTAACCTAGCAGGTTTTTATTGTGAGCTGCAAGGAAATGATTAGCCCCATGGCGATAacacagcaccagcagcaccacaaacacagtattttttatcTCCAGATTACCAGTGCTGTGTAACCACAGATAAGAACATTTACACACAGAAATCCTATGCTTCCAGATGCAGCCGGTACCTTTGTTTTGTTGGCTGGGACTGATCTCTGCCTGCTCTTTGATCTCTCCTGAATGGTGTCATTGCAGCTCCGACTCCTTTCCACCTTGGCGGTTAGGTTCCTGAAAAGCAGACGGGTGAAAACAGGAGATTGTTCACGACCTTAGGAACAACCAGCCCaacagccctggcagcagctaCCCGTGGGGGAGGCATCAGCCTTGGCAGCGCCCGGCTGTAAGAGATGCCTCCTACGCCCTTGGGGTAAAGGGATCTAGGAATCTTGGATGTGCCACAGAGTCCTGGTCTGCGTTCAAGGGCTCTGCACTAAACGCACTGACACCTGCACCTACGGCTTACAACTAATTGAGGTCAGAGCTAATGACGATGCTGTGGAAACCCCTGTGCTTCTCATGTGAAAACACACTTAGTTACTCAGCTGCTTCCACTGCATCATGCAACAGCTTTCACTGTTAAGCTTTCACTGTCAACACTAACTTAACTCCTAGGATTTTATAACAGGTAGGAGGTAATCAGACAGATGCTATATTCTACCAATTAGTCTGTTCTAAAATTCCAGAAAATTCCTACTTAATTTGGATTGGaaaaaccattttaattaaatttaaagcatCTCAGGTATGTTCAGAACAACAGTCAAAAGAACATCTGTAACAGACATTAATCGGTTTGAATCAAGTCTCAGCATCTTACcctgaaaggaaagcaaaggagtaGGCACTGGTCTTGGAAACAAAAGCCGACCGATGTGTTTGCTTGCCCTGGAACGGTTCTTCATTCTCTGAATCCGAGAGACGCTCAGGAAACTGAAGTCAATCAAGGAAGAGTTAGCTGATACGTACGACAAAAAGAATCACTTGGAAAATAAAGCTCTTTCTTGCAAAGATATTAAAGATTCCAAAAGCCCCCGCCCTGATTACACCTAGAGGACAGAAACCGAGAATGCAAACTGCCAGCAGATACGCATGCTCGTTCAGCTCTCTTCACTGGAGCTGTAACAGCTCAGAGGCTGGCCCCAAAAgcataaataatgcaaaaataaacacatagcGCCTATGTATAGCTGTCTGTCATCgaagaaagttaatttattGATCAAGGAAACGTTGAGAAAATCCTACAAGAAAGGTACTATGAGACATTATTCAGTACCCACATATGAGCCTATCAGtctttaaatcttaaaaacatttcctgcaGAGTCTCAcaactgaaatgagaaatagGCAAAACTCAGCATGAAGAATCTGTTGGACTACAGTATCGTACGCCTACACTGTAGAAGATTCATGGGGAAATGTTCATGAAAATGCATATATGCCTGAAGACCaaggaaatacaaagcagaGCAGTTACCTCTACAGATGTATCTGCTATGTTTGGAAGAGCTGCACCTTCAGTCACAAGTGCGGTGGGTAAAAGGGGGGACAGAAACCTCCAGAAGAACAACTGTAGTCATAACAAACCTCAGAAGACAGTTCTCACCAACATGGATCTTTAGCTCATAGCCTTCAAGGTCTATAAAGAAGTCAATCAAATATCCCTGGAAAGCTCCCTATGTCAAACGATGAGAGCTCCCAGTTTCAACGGGCAGGAACAGGAGATACTCAGCTAGTCAGGGGCTTTAAAAAACCTAGTTCTTGTTCCGGGACTGTCTTAGCAGCATTTCACCTACCAGTCAGTGTCTATGATGTGGATAGGAAAGAGAAGCTCAAGCTTACTTACACACTCTTGGTTCACTTTAAGCACTAAAGattcatcttttttctgctgttcttccatttttctttttcctacttcCATGTCATCTAGAATGAACTTGTGAATCAGATCCTCggaagctttttcttcttgtagtttttcttctctcagctggAAATAATGACAAAAGAGACAGcgtatttaaaaatattttaagtcttaCACCTGGTTGCCAACAAGTGATTTTCCAAGAGTCTGGCCACATAATTTAATTCTGTGTCTTCATTTCTCTAGAGTAGAGCCACTGCCTCCCTCTCGCAATAATGTGAAGATTGGTTTGTTCCTACAATGCTTTCAAGTTTGTGCGCTCTACACAAATATCGTTGATATTATCGtctttgcaaaacagcaaaggcaCTGTTAGTCCAGGGTTTGACAAAGACTTTTCTGCCACACTACCTTCTAAAATAGAGAGACAAAAGCTTTTGTCTACTTGTAGATAATCAtactacaaataaaaatgtgcaaacAGTAGTTTCATGCAAGCTACGACATTTCAATTTTAGTCTTCAAATGGCCTGCGACACAGTACACACACTCTCGCAGACATATAGACAGCATCACCTAAATTAAAATTGGTTAGATACAGCAATTCCCATGTTGAAACCTACACGCTATATGAAATCCTATTGTTTCATTGATGCATTGGGATGGAGAAGATCCAGAGAGATTACCTAACCCTCCGATGGCCAACTGGAGGCCCAAAGCTTGAATTTAGTTTACCAGCTGAACTGCAAATGTGGATGAGAAGTGCAGGTGAATGCCAGATCTAGGACACTAGGACACAGAGAAGTGCAAACACTTTCCTTCCCTCCGAAAAGCACAATCCACCACTTAAGTGATCCCTTTTAACCAACCAAGGTCAACTTTAGTGTCCACAAGCTTCTCCTGGCCAGGCTCTCCCTgcagagatttctttcttcctgaaccAAAGGACCATCCCCAGCATGATCCATGACTCTGACGGgctgcctgtcctgctgcaTTATTTTGCTCCCCCTTACCTAAGGAAGCAAACTCCCCATTTCTGCCAGGACCTCTTTCCTGCAGACTTGCTActcaaaaccaacaaacccccttttttcctcctttccaccaCCTTTTCCTGATGAACAGGCTCTGCAGTACATACTTCAGACAACACCAGCTGATTGTCCCTGCCCAGGCTAACGTCACCCAGCTCCCTTCTTACTCATTACCCAGCCATTCACCCAGCTTGTCTCTCACCTCTTCCTCAACTTCAGGCTTACACATAGGCCACGAATAGtctacatatatatgtatatacaccaggtcctccctccttcttccacCCAACCTCTGTGCATAAGCTATCCTCGTCTGGGACAACAAGCCTGACCTTTGACTGACAGATCTCCATCATGCTGATGAATCACAGCTATGGCTAAGCACTAGAAATTCAAATACCTCTGTTTATTCCTCCTATTTGAGTGTAGGCATCTCAGATGCTTAAGAAGCTGCCCCGTTACGTTCCCTCCTATCTTCTCACACCCCCGCAATTTCCCCCTCGCCTCCCAGGAGGGCAGTGCTGTGGGACCTGGTGCCCTCCATTAAAGCTCAAGGCATCCACAGGCAGCTCAAGCACTGATCCTACAGCACTGCACATAAAGGCAGTGAAAGGCACTTCACATAAAGGGTGAAGTTGCAACAACTCCTCATTCTTCCCAaagtatttagtatttttcttccctgccgaaggatgggaaaaaaaaagcacggACATGTGGAtgacaaagaaaacagtgttcACGATGCATTACATGAAAAACACGTCATGATCTTCAGACTGGGAAGGACCCGAATCCTACTGAATCTGAACACCCAGAGATGAGGAAGAGAGAGGTAGGAGGAGAGAAGGTAGAAACCAGGAAAAACCCCTACTGTTTGGCTGATTGTGAGTGTTtagcaaatgttttcaaagactGGTTTGACTTCTTGTTTAGAGTTGTTTTAAGATGTATCTTTAAATTCTTGATCTATTAATAATCTCAAGCAATAACTACAACACAGTGTCTGACTAATATAGATTATGGCCACATGATGCAGACATGATGAATAGTCTGCTGTACGTTTCACAAACAGTATTTCTGCACTTTAAGGAGCCTCTTTTAAGTATCTGAAAAACAAGTTCACATCAAGATTTATCataaagatgactttttttggCCAGCTGAAATACTACCCAACACTTGTGTCTCTTCCGTATTTTTCACATGGAAGAAAGCTATATGGAAATCTTCACTTTTTTGTCTAACTTATACAATTATACTCAATTCCCAAATCTAAAGCCACACACATATGTAACAACATACAggaatatttaaagattttggGCAAACCCGCGGCACAGTTAATGGGAGGTGCAAGCACAAGCTCTGCTGAcagtgaaaaaagcaacaacaggATCCTAATCCTAATTAACGGGATACAAAAAGGAATTTATGTCCCGAATTCAGgttgcaaacaaaagcaaactgtaATGATAAAATTTgtactggttaaaaaaaaataattttaagtagCCTAATGTAAATTATCTCCCAGAGAATTTACTTACAAACGTGGCAACGCTGTGCCGGGACATGAGGACTAGAAACTGAAACAAGCCGGTGTGAAACATCTACCCTGGGAAAAGTACCTTAGGTTATCTGAGTAGCAGCTTTGAAATACTGGATGCAGGACCATCAGCTGCTATTAGCAGTATGGTTATCAGAAAACGCATTTTAACCTGTCTGTAGCCCTTTCGGATACTggaactgcaggaaaaaatgctgtacAAGCAATCGCTAATTTTTTGCTCAAGAATTAGTCAAGAAATGAGCATTTCAGGAACATCATTCTTGATACTAACATACATTTCCAAAAGTTTGGTAAACTCACGTTTGACATCTTCTCTTCACTCCATAAACTGTCCAGGTttgcttgctcactccctgAGCCTGCTCCGTCTACCCAtgctgctggaaagctgcaTGTCAGCACATGCCTCAGGTAGGAGTTTCCCTCCTGATTGCATGTGATTACAAGCAATAGACTGCTTGTGATAGAAAGACTTTAACAGGATTTTTTAGTACACAGAAACAACATCCtcctttggaaaaatataaaatacaagagCACCAAGTGCGCTGcctaaaagaggaaaaaacaatctCGCCATCCTGCACAGAGAGCAAACATTTCATCTCATTCTGAAAGCCAGTTGAGAAAATTACACTACGAGATTATccacttcaaataaaaattcttcagtACATAATTATGGTAACtacttttgttttcaactgCAAAAGGCTGGGAAGCAGGTCAAGAGCTAAGATTTATAAAACAACTCACATCTGGGAGATGTAAAAGCTTTTGAAcactcctctcccttcctcagGAGCAAAGCCAGCACCGGTTATCCTCGTTTCACGGGCAGGGAATCTTACATGAAACCTCTTGCCTCAAGACACAGAGGGAAGCCCACTTACACACAAGCTTCGATTCCCAAAACTGAGTTCTCGTCTCCTCCTGCCTAATTCAGAAGTTCAGAGACACCAAGTAACTCTCACTAAGTGGCAACAGTCACAATTTTGCCTGGAATAAGGAAAAAGCACAAGTGCATCATCAGTTGCCTTTTTTGTCAGCAAAATTACATTGCCCTTTCCTCTTAGATGATGATTCAGAGAACTCCCCGCCCCCAAAGCTCTTTCAGACAAGGTTCATAAAAAGTCAGTTTAAGTCAGCAGGGGAAGGAACCTATCTTCCATCTGCCAGTGAGCAaaaaggggaaggcagcaggctgAACAGGAACAAGACAAAAACATGCCCAAAATGCCAGAAACTTGttaaagtatttccttttgacTGGTGGGGAAGTGAGAAGTGTTGGCACTGGACTGCATGTGGTATCTTTTTGCTGAAGTCAAGCCGTAGATGCAAAAACCTCTTCAGCTGCAGTCTGACTATGCTTTAAATGTGCTTACTTGAactttatatataatatttaaagTTGGTAATGGAATGATCAGGATTAACAAGAGGTGACAAAGTACCCATTTTGTCCTGCACAGATGCAATGCTCCTATAAACGTTTTATGGACCATGGGAGAAAAGATAGTTTAATCCTTCCAGAAGATCCAGATATGCATCAGTCTGGAGGCACCTGGAAGAACTGCAGAGCTAAGATCCTGCCTCAGTGAACTCAGGTGGTTCCTGCTCCTCTGGACACCCGGGAAATTCTGGCCTTGTGGATGGATTGAAGACTTCAAGCAACAAGTCTGGCAGGATCAATGATGAGTGAGCTCCAATATCATCATGGAAAGTCTCCCACTCACTATTACGGAGAGATTTATAAAACCCTAGCAAGTTTTATAGTTAATACCTACataaaaagctttatttcttctttaagccAAAGATACCCTGAGTATACTCATCCTGAAggttacagtgaaaaaaaattaaattgccaGATACAGTGACGCATGTTTAAGTTAATTAATAAACTATATTTTTATACGAATAAGATTTCTGTGCACTTAAGTCTTATGCTGCTGCCTAAACAACTGTTTCTCA
This region includes:
- the RNF169 gene encoding E3 ubiquitin-protein ligase RNF169, encoding MAAAGPGGRAAVPARRGRRRRGRTGAAAAAEEDEVVLAVADCPVCRQALVEAVTPPCRHSLCLACFQRCLQGPGLCCPLCRSRLSTWARRQQARPEPAATTAAGGGGEQRPPDQDFIFRAPIKLSKPGELREEYESQLRKLREEKLQEEKASEDLIHKFILDDMEVGKRKMEEQQKKDESLVLKVNQECFPERLSDSENEEPFQGKQTHRSAFVSKTSAYSFAFLSGNLTAKVERSRSCNDTIQERSKSRQRSVPANKTKVPPVTSTSTPLVGVLSSTQNNRCLSAPDLTAEKRLVLNPVSSLSALHKPERSISPESNDSISEELNHFKPIVCSPCTPPKRLPDGRVLSPLIIKSTPRNLNRSLQKPTTYEASPRILKKWEQIFQERQIKKTLSKATLTSLASEPGEDVVVPDITNSSTCTKEQPQIQDDHLPPDTTGDPRPELDFFPSISETKLGRGSEKNRDSQALTTDDSAAEPDVRSNVTSVNTRVSEVPDLKVNTFMDKSCLSLGPKMLSKRLMGVSASLPDNSTLGVPIKPSGKKQLKYLNKSELINVQNSTCNSVENIIGEQPPSLRRGRKRRCKTKHLEHNGSVKRLRHAAGEVGLPPEDRLVREMEQKLQQEEEDRRLALHLQRIFDSENRTVDRRKVRVDRYLLRSKSTLGAK